From Carassius auratus strain Wakin chromosome 22, ASM336829v1, whole genome shotgun sequence, a single genomic window includes:
- the LOC113039333 gene encoding F-box only protein 42-like isoform X2, with protein MSGCADGEHSCAVAMETEEVPLGARSVDELPEEVLEYILSFLSPYQEHKTAALVCKQWYRLIKGVAYQCYHGFLRAVQEGNIQWESRTYPYPGTPITQRFSHSACYYDSNQSMYVFGGCTQSSCNAAFNDLWRLDLNSKEWIRPLASGSYPSPKAGATLVMFRDLLVLFGGWTRPSPYPLHQPERFFDEIHTYSPSKNWWNCIVTTHGPPPMAGHSSSVMGSTMVVFGGSLGARQMSNEVWVLDLEQWSWSKPAVSGPSPHPRGGQSQIVIDSETLLILGGCGGPNALLKDAWLLHMSASPWTWQQLRVENEDHGAPELWCHPACKVGQCVVVFSQAPSGRAPLSPSMNSRPSPISSTPAPLGPDPPSLRSQSPVRGGAAGVVLGAVEEAPCVNGRWGTLRPRASARASPSRGPDSPPLLNGSSPSTSPASPPTRPQVEYSWDDLPSSNGLHTPPLAGSPCTPPGAVSPAALRRGLEAVKASSSLPSSSSLSQPGVSTPPASSSPPQASDGPPIPPIARRLAHHPPQSLNVGKPLYQSLNCKPMQMYVLDISRAKSGGVVSWRAYGSGGAPSAVTGPPETSLHTVVQGRGELIIFGGLMDKKQNVKYYPKTNALYFVRAKR; from the exons ATGTCCGGCTGCGCAGACGGCGAGCACAGCTGCGCGGTCGCCATGGAGACGGAGGAGGTGCCGCTGGGTGCGCGCAGCGTGGACGAGCTCCCCGAGGAGGTGCTGGAGTACATCCTGTCCTTCCTGTCACCATACCAGGAGCACAAGACCGCTGCACTGGTCTGCAAGCAGTGGTACCGCCTCatcaaag gtgtggCGTATCAGTGTTATCATGGTTTCCTGAGGGCTGTTCAAGAGGGAAACATCCAGTGGGAGAGTCGCACATATCCATATCCTGGAACACCGATAACACAACGCTTCTCACACA gtgcgTGTTACTACGACTCGAATCAGTCGATGTACGTGTTCGGCGGCTGCACTCAGAGCAGCTGTAACGCAGCGTTTAATGATCTGTGGCGTCTGGATCTCAACAGTAAGGAGTGGATCCGGCCGCTGGCGTCAG GCTCGTACCCGTCTCCTAAAGCCGGAGCGACGCTGGTGATGTTCAGGGATCTGCTGGTTCTGTTCGGCGGCTGGACGCGGCCCAGTCCATACCCTCTGCATCAGCCCGAGCGCTTCTTCGACGAGATACACACCTACTCACCCTCCAAGAACTG GTGGAACTGCATCGTGACGACTCACGGACCACCTCCGATGGCGGGACACTCGTCCTCTGTGATGGGCAGCACTATGGTGGTGTTCGGAGGCTCTCTGGGCGCGCGGCAGAT GAGTAACGAGGTCTGGGTTCTGGATCTGGAGCAGTGGTCCTGGTCCAAACCGGCCGTCAGCGGCCCGTCTCCTCACCCTCGCGGGGGACAGTCTCAG ATCGTGATCGACAGCGAGACACTGCTGATTCTGGGAGGCTGCGGCGGGCCGAACGCT ctgctgAAGGATGCGTGGCTGCTGCACATGAGCGCCTCCCCCTGGACGTGGCAGCAGCTGCGTGTGGAGAACGAGGATCACGGTGCGCCGGAGCTCTGGTGTCATCCGGCCTGCAAG GTGGGTCAGTGTGTGGTGGTGTTCTCTCAGGCTCCGTCGGGTCGAGCTCCTCTCAGCCCCAGTATGAACTCTCGTCCCTCGCCCATCAGCTCCACACCGGCTCCTCTGGGGCCAGACCCGCCCTCGCTGCGCTCACAGTCTCCGGTGCGGGGCGGAGCGGCAGGTGTGGTGTTGGGCGCGGTCGAGGAGGCTCCCTGTGTGAACGGGCGCTGGGGGACCCTTCGGCCCCGAGCGTCGGCCCGAGCCTCGCCCTCACGGGGCCCCGACAGCCCACCGCTGCTCAACGGCTCCTCACCCTCCACCAGCCCGGCGTCTCCACCCACACGTCCACAGGTGGAGTACAGCTGGGACGACCTGCCCTCTTCTAACGGGCTGCACACGCCTCCGCTGGCCGGGTCACCGTGCACCCCTCCGGGCGCTGTTTCTCCCGCCGCCCTGCGCCGCGGTCTGGAGGCCGTCAAAGCTTCCTCCTCGCTGCCGTCCTCCTCCTCACTGTCCCAGCCGGGTGTGTCCACGCCTCCCGCCTCCTCCAGCCCCCCGCAGGCCTCCGACGGACCCCCCATCCCACCCATCGCCCGCCGCCTCGCCCACCACCCGCCGCAGAGCCTGAACGTGGGCAAGCCGCTCTACCAGTCGCTCAACTGCAAGCCCATGCAGATGTACGTGCTGGACATCTCTCGTGCCAAGTCGGGCGGCGTGGTGTCGTGGCGGGCGTACGGGAGCGGAGGAGCACCCAGCGCGGTCACCGGGCCGCCCGAGACCAGCCTGCACACAGTGGTTCAGGGCCGCGGAGAGCTCATCATCTTCGGAGGCCTGATGGACAAAAAGCAGAACGTGAAATATTACCCCAAAACCAACGCCTTGTACTTCGTCCGCGCCAAGAGGTGA
- the LOC113039333 gene encoding F-box only protein 42-like isoform X1: protein MSGCADGEHSCAVAMETEEVPLGARSVDELPEEVLEYILSFLSPYQEHKTAALVCKQWYRLIKGVSVALNPGARYSRTDSDWLSMSAGVAYQCYHGFLRAVQEGNIQWESRTYPYPGTPITQRFSHSACYYDSNQSMYVFGGCTQSSCNAAFNDLWRLDLNSKEWIRPLASGSYPSPKAGATLVMFRDLLVLFGGWTRPSPYPLHQPERFFDEIHTYSPSKNWWNCIVTTHGPPPMAGHSSSVMGSTMVVFGGSLGARQMSNEVWVLDLEQWSWSKPAVSGPSPHPRGGQSQIVIDSETLLILGGCGGPNALLKDAWLLHMSASPWTWQQLRVENEDHGAPELWCHPACKVGQCVVVFSQAPSGRAPLSPSMNSRPSPISSTPAPLGPDPPSLRSQSPVRGGAAGVVLGAVEEAPCVNGRWGTLRPRASARASPSRGPDSPPLLNGSSPSTSPASPPTRPQVEYSWDDLPSSNGLHTPPLAGSPCTPPGAVSPAALRRGLEAVKASSSLPSSSSLSQPGVSTPPASSSPPQASDGPPIPPIARRLAHHPPQSLNVGKPLYQSLNCKPMQMYVLDISRAKSGGVVSWRAYGSGGAPSAVTGPPETSLHTVVQGRGELIIFGGLMDKKQNVKYYPKTNALYFVRAKR, encoded by the exons ATGTCCGGCTGCGCAGACGGCGAGCACAGCTGCGCGGTCGCCATGGAGACGGAGGAGGTGCCGCTGGGTGCGCGCAGCGTGGACGAGCTCCCCGAGGAGGTGCTGGAGTACATCCTGTCCTTCCTGTCACCATACCAGGAGCACAAGACCGCTGCACTGGTCTGCAAGCAGTGGTACCGCCTCatcaaag GTGTGTCTGTCGCTTTAAATCCTGGAGCTCGTTATAGCAGGacggattctgattggctgtcaatgtcagctg gtgtggCGTATCAGTGTTATCATGGTTTCCTGAGGGCTGTTCAAGAGGGAAACATCCAGTGGGAGAGTCGCACATATCCATATCCTGGAACACCGATAACACAACGCTTCTCACACA gtgcgTGTTACTACGACTCGAATCAGTCGATGTACGTGTTCGGCGGCTGCACTCAGAGCAGCTGTAACGCAGCGTTTAATGATCTGTGGCGTCTGGATCTCAACAGTAAGGAGTGGATCCGGCCGCTGGCGTCAG GCTCGTACCCGTCTCCTAAAGCCGGAGCGACGCTGGTGATGTTCAGGGATCTGCTGGTTCTGTTCGGCGGCTGGACGCGGCCCAGTCCATACCCTCTGCATCAGCCCGAGCGCTTCTTCGACGAGATACACACCTACTCACCCTCCAAGAACTG GTGGAACTGCATCGTGACGACTCACGGACCACCTCCGATGGCGGGACACTCGTCCTCTGTGATGGGCAGCACTATGGTGGTGTTCGGAGGCTCTCTGGGCGCGCGGCAGAT GAGTAACGAGGTCTGGGTTCTGGATCTGGAGCAGTGGTCCTGGTCCAAACCGGCCGTCAGCGGCCCGTCTCCTCACCCTCGCGGGGGACAGTCTCAG ATCGTGATCGACAGCGAGACACTGCTGATTCTGGGAGGCTGCGGCGGGCCGAACGCT ctgctgAAGGATGCGTGGCTGCTGCACATGAGCGCCTCCCCCTGGACGTGGCAGCAGCTGCGTGTGGAGAACGAGGATCACGGTGCGCCGGAGCTCTGGTGTCATCCGGCCTGCAAG GTGGGTCAGTGTGTGGTGGTGTTCTCTCAGGCTCCGTCGGGTCGAGCTCCTCTCAGCCCCAGTATGAACTCTCGTCCCTCGCCCATCAGCTCCACACCGGCTCCTCTGGGGCCAGACCCGCCCTCGCTGCGCTCACAGTCTCCGGTGCGGGGCGGAGCGGCAGGTGTGGTGTTGGGCGCGGTCGAGGAGGCTCCCTGTGTGAACGGGCGCTGGGGGACCCTTCGGCCCCGAGCGTCGGCCCGAGCCTCGCCCTCACGGGGCCCCGACAGCCCACCGCTGCTCAACGGCTCCTCACCCTCCACCAGCCCGGCGTCTCCACCCACACGTCCACAGGTGGAGTACAGCTGGGACGACCTGCCCTCTTCTAACGGGCTGCACACGCCTCCGCTGGCCGGGTCACCGTGCACCCCTCCGGGCGCTGTTTCTCCCGCCGCCCTGCGCCGCGGTCTGGAGGCCGTCAAAGCTTCCTCCTCGCTGCCGTCCTCCTCCTCACTGTCCCAGCCGGGTGTGTCCACGCCTCCCGCCTCCTCCAGCCCCCCGCAGGCCTCCGACGGACCCCCCATCCCACCCATCGCCCGCCGCCTCGCCCACCACCCGCCGCAGAGCCTGAACGTGGGCAAGCCGCTCTACCAGTCGCTCAACTGCAAGCCCATGCAGATGTACGTGCTGGACATCTCTCGTGCCAAGTCGGGCGGCGTGGTGTCGTGGCGGGCGTACGGGAGCGGAGGAGCACCCAGCGCGGTCACCGGGCCGCCCGAGACCAGCCTGCACACAGTGGTTCAGGGCCGCGGAGAGCTCATCATCTTCGGAGGCCTGATGGACAAAAAGCAGAACGTGAAATATTACCCCAAAACCAACGCCTTGTACTTCGTCCGCGCCAAGAGGTGA